A genomic region of Verrucomicrobiia bacterium contains the following coding sequences:
- a CDS encoding 1-deoxy-D-xylulose-5-phosphate reductoisomerase yields MKRVVLLGSTGSIGTSTIKVAEDLPDQIQLIGLAAGNNVELLLEQTRRHQPAHISIQDPPKASALRSALGASVEVHCGMDGLLKLATLPNADIVLIAIVGTAGLRPALAAIRAGKDIAVASKEILVMAGEIVMSEARRHGVRVLAVDSEHSAIFQCLDGKPPSSVRRLLLTASGGPFRNRTEWPRERFSEITVERALKHPSWVMGRKITIDSATLFNKGLEMIEARWLFDMEMARVGVVVHPQSIVHSMVEFVDGSLLAQLSTPDMCLPIQYALTYPNRAKSDRVQTNFPAIGNLTFEEPDTERFPAVNLARRAGEVSGTLPAVFNAANEVAVDAFVNRRINFPQITALVEKTMNAHQVVERPTLDEILEADAWAREHAAS; encoded by the coding sequence ATGAAGAGAGTTGTATTGCTTGGCAGCACGGGGTCGATCGGCACCAGCACGATCAAGGTGGCGGAGGATCTTCCAGATCAAATCCAGCTTATCGGGCTTGCCGCAGGAAATAATGTTGAACTGCTGCTCGAACAGACGCGACGACATCAGCCAGCTCATATTTCGATCCAGGATCCTCCCAAGGCGAGCGCGCTTCGAAGTGCCCTGGGCGCCAGCGTTGAAGTGCATTGCGGCATGGACGGACTGCTCAAGCTCGCGACCCTGCCCAATGCGGATATCGTTTTGATTGCGATCGTGGGGACAGCGGGCTTGCGCCCGGCGCTCGCGGCAATTCGCGCGGGCAAGGACATTGCGGTCGCATCCAAGGAAATCCTTGTGATGGCGGGAGAGATTGTGATGAGCGAAGCGCGCAGGCACGGGGTTCGCGTGCTTGCAGTAGACAGCGAGCATTCGGCGATTTTTCAATGTCTCGACGGAAAGCCGCCGTCCTCGGTTCGCCGCCTTCTGCTGACAGCCAGCGGCGGCCCGTTTAGAAATCGGACCGAGTGGCCGCGCGAAAGATTTTCCGAAATCACGGTCGAACGCGCGCTCAAGCACCCGTCCTGGGTCATGGGCCGCAAGATCACCATCGATTCAGCCACGTTGTTCAACAAAGGCCTTGAGATGATTGAAGCGCGGTGGCTCTTCGACATGGAGATGGCCCGTGTCGGCGTGGTGGTTCACCCGCAGAGCATTGTGCATTCAATGGTCGAGTTCGTGGATGGCTCGCTGCTCGCACAGCTTTCGACGCCCGACATGTGCCTGCCGATTCAGTATGCGTTGACGTATCCGAACCGCGCGAAGAGCGATCGCGTTCAGACGAATTTTCCGGCGATCGGCAACCTGACGTTTGAAGAGCCGGACACGGAACGATTCCCGGCCGTCAACCTGGCGCGCAGGGCAGGGGAGGTCAGTGGAACATTGCCCGCGGTGTTCAATGCAGCCAATGAGGTGGCGGTGGATGCCTTTGTAAATCGCAGGATTAATTTCCCGCAGATTACGGCGCTGGTCGAAAAAACGATGAATGCGCATCAGGTGGTGGAACGGCCAACACTTGATGAAATCCTGGAGGCCGATGCCTGGGCCCGGGAGCATGCTGCGTCCTGA
- the rseP gene encoding RIP metalloprotease RseP, with the protein MATIKVILIILEVLLLFNLLIGVHELGHFLAAKWRGLKIDRFAIWFGKPIWKRRIGGVEYALGWIPAGGYVSLPQMASMEAIEGKSETSEQPLPNISALDKIIVAFAGPLFSFLLAVAFAFVVWGVGRPVPAVESSTTIGWVSPNGPAWKSGLRPGDQILEIDGEPVSEFFSASRKSITWKIITSEGTNIAFKYLRDGQEHMAYAAPRREPTKWYQRKSFRQVLIAPARPAHVAQVLSNSPAAVAGLQPNDEIVAINDEKILAPDAVLYAEAMLTNGPLQPVKFTIRRGDQMFDRELMPEAPIQPTNAPPVFGVALWFGSTNETLVYPKPMEQIAESAGQIFATIGAVASPKSDIGLQQLGGAVMILRAYKNFFESENGWRRVLWFSVILNVNLALLNLLPFPVLDGGHITLALIEAVRRRPVSARLLQTIQSACAMVLIGFMLFIAFFDAGDWFRSARADRQSDEIVFSPKN; encoded by the coding sequence ATGGCAACGATTAAAGTGATTCTGATCATCCTGGAAGTGCTGCTGCTCTTCAATCTGCTCATTGGAGTGCATGAACTCGGGCACTTTCTCGCCGCAAAATGGCGCGGCTTGAAGATCGATCGCTTCGCCATCTGGTTCGGCAAGCCCATCTGGAAACGGCGCATCGGCGGCGTCGAATACGCCCTTGGCTGGATCCCCGCCGGCGGCTACGTCTCGCTCCCGCAGATGGCCTCGATGGAAGCCATCGAGGGCAAGAGCGAAACCTCCGAACAGCCGCTCCCCAACATCTCCGCCCTTGATAAAATCATCGTCGCGTTTGCGGGTCCCCTCTTCAGCTTCCTCCTCGCCGTCGCTTTCGCGTTCGTGGTTTGGGGCGTCGGCCGTCCCGTTCCCGCGGTGGAAAGTTCGACCACGATCGGCTGGGTTTCTCCCAACGGCCCCGCGTGGAAATCTGGCCTGCGGCCCGGGGACCAGATCCTCGAGATCGACGGCGAGCCCGTGTCGGAATTCTTTTCCGCTTCACGGAAGAGCATCACCTGGAAAATCATCACCAGCGAAGGAACCAACATTGCATTCAAGTATCTGCGCGACGGCCAGGAGCACATGGCGTATGCAGCGCCCCGCCGGGAGCCGACGAAATGGTACCAGCGCAAGTCCTTCCGCCAGGTCCTGATCGCCCCCGCGCGACCCGCGCACGTTGCGCAGGTGCTGTCGAACAGCCCGGCCGCTGTGGCTGGATTGCAGCCGAACGATGAGATCGTCGCAATCAATGACGAGAAGATCCTCGCCCCTGATGCGGTTCTCTACGCTGAGGCAATGCTGACGAATGGTCCGTTGCAACCGGTGAAGTTCACCATTCGCCGCGGCGACCAGATGTTTGACCGGGAACTGATGCCTGAAGCGCCGATCCAACCCACCAACGCTCCCCCTGTTTTTGGAGTGGCGCTTTGGTTCGGCAGCACGAATGAAACATTGGTCTACCCAAAACCAATGGAACAGATCGCGGAAAGCGCTGGACAGATATTTGCGACAATTGGCGCCGTGGCGTCGCCGAAGTCCGATATCGGGCTCCAGCAACTGGGCGGCGCGGTCATGATCCTGCGCGCCTACAAGAATTTCTTTGAGAGCGAAAATGGCTGGCGCCGTGTCTTGTGGTTCAGCGTCATTCTGAACGTCAACCTGGCGCTGTTGAACCTGCTGCCATTTCCTGTGCTCGACGGCGGTCATATCACGCTGGCGCTCATCGAGGCGGTGCGGCGCCGGCCGGTCAGCGCGCGCCTCCTGCAAACGATTCAATCCGCATGCGCAATGGTCCTGATCGGTTTCATGTTGTTCATCGCGTTCTTCGATGCAGGCGACTGGTTTCGCAGCGCGCGAGCGGATCGCCAGAGCGATGAAATCGTTTTCTCCCCCAAGAACTGA